From Mycobacterium lacus, one genomic window encodes:
- a CDS encoding IS1634 family transposase, translated as MPRNMGKVHVVRVKKTHVDKQGRRRDYESVYLRRTFRDGAKVRNETVANLSMLPAASITALEATLKGQALIPAGSEFTKTRSLPHGHVAAVSAMAHRLGFPALLGPACRSRDVVFALIISRVIRPASKLSTLSRWPDTTLGVDLDVAGASTDEIYAAMDWLAHRQDAIERKLAAKHLSPQANPHRMALFDLTSSWVTGRCCELAAHGYSRDGKKGCAQIEYGVLTDPGGRPVAVRVVRGDTADPVAFTEIVAELPATFGLTDLVLVGDRGMITSARIGMLRELNDNPDAPTDFGWITALRAPAIAKLARDDGPLQMTLFDTQDLAEIVHPDYPDERLIACRNPALAAERARKRRDLLDATDKELARIKDRVDRGTLSGAAEIGKALGKVSGKYKVDKHFVTTITDTSFTFARNQAAIDAEAALDGIYVLRTSVDPDTLDAAGVVAGYKNLANIERDFRIIKADDLDLRPIYHRLDQRVRAHVLICLLACYLVWHLRKAWAPLTFTDETPPARDNPVAPAQRSAAANAKASTKHDADGNPLRSFRGLLDHLGTLTRDRIRYHDTDIEIDKLTEPTPDQRRAFDLIDTTIPLTIAA; from the coding sequence ATGCCGCGCAACATGGGGAAAGTCCACGTAGTCAGAGTCAAGAAGACTCATGTGGATAAGCAGGGGCGGCGGCGTGACTACGAATCGGTGTATCTGCGCCGCACGTTTCGCGACGGCGCCAAAGTGCGGAACGAGACGGTGGCCAACCTGTCGATGCTGCCGGCGGCCTCGATCACCGCGCTGGAGGCGACGCTGAAGGGGCAGGCCCTGATCCCGGCGGGCAGCGAGTTCACCAAGACCCGCTCGCTGCCGCACGGGCATGTGGCCGCGGTGTCGGCGATGGCGCATCGGCTCGGGTTTCCCGCGCTGCTGGGCCCGGCCTGCCGGTCACGCGATGTGGTGTTCGCGTTGATCATCTCGCGGGTGATCCGCCCAGCGTCCAAGCTGTCCACCCTGTCACGGTGGCCCGATACCACGTTGGGTGTCGATCTGGACGTGGCGGGGGCGTCGACCGACGAGATCTACGCGGCGATGGACTGGCTGGCGCACCGCCAAGATGCGATCGAGCGCAAACTGGCCGCCAAACACCTGAGCCCGCAAGCAAACCCGCATCGGATGGCGTTGTTTGACCTGACCAGTTCGTGGGTGACCGGGCGGTGTTGTGAGCTGGCCGCGCACGGGTATTCCCGCGACGGCAAGAAGGGCTGCGCGCAGATCGAGTACGGGGTGCTCACCGACCCCGGCGGACGGCCGGTGGCGGTGCGGGTGGTGCGCGGGGATACCGCCGACCCGGTCGCGTTCACCGAGATCGTCGCCGAACTGCCCGCCACCTTCGGCCTCACCGACCTGGTGCTGGTGGGTGATCGCGGCATGATCACCTCCGCGCGCATCGGCATGCTGCGCGAACTCAACGACAACCCCGACGCCCCAACCGATTTCGGGTGGATCACCGCGCTGCGGGCACCGGCGATCGCCAAACTCGCCCGTGACGACGGGCCACTGCAGATGACCCTGTTCGACACCCAGGACCTGGCCGAGATCGTCCACCCCGACTACCCCGACGAACGGCTCATCGCCTGCCGCAACCCCGCTCTGGCGGCCGAGCGTGCCCGCAAACGCCGCGATCTACTGGACGCCACCGACAAAGAGCTCGCCCGGATCAAGGACCGGGTGGACCGCGGCACCTTGTCCGGCGCCGCCGAGATCGGCAAAGCCCTCGGCAAAGTCAGCGGAAAATACAAGGTGGACAAGCACTTTGTCACCACCATCACCGACACCAGCTTCACCTTCGCACGCAACCAGGCGGCCATCGACGCCGAAGCCGCCCTGGATGGCATCTACGTGCTACGCACCAGCGTTGACCCCGACACCCTCGATGCGGCCGGCGTCGTCGCCGGCTACAAGAACCTGGCCAATATCGAACGCGACTTTCGCATCATCAAAGCCGACGACCTGGATCTGCGACCCATCTATCACCGTCTCGATCAGCGCGTGCGCGCGCACGTGCTGATCTGCCTGCTGGCCTGCTACCTCGTCTGGCACCTACGCAAGGCCTGGGCGCCGCTGACCTTCACCGACGAAACACCACCGGCGCGCGACAACCCGGTCGCGCCCGCGCAACGCTCCGCCGCCGCCAACGCGAAAGCCTCGACAAAACACGACGCCGACGGCAACCCGCTACGCAGCTTCCGCGGCCTGCTCGACCATCTCGGCACCCTCACCCGCGACCGCATCCGCTACCACGACACCGACATCGAAATCGACAAACTCACCGAACCCACCCCCGACCAACGCCGCGCCTTCGACCTCATCGACACCACCATTCCCCTCACCATCGCCGCGTAG
- a CDS encoding serine hydrolase translates to MRARPLSLLTAAAAAALIVVAGCEAKVAAKVSGASRTPDRHPSQLQLQPQPQLVDLLLRVISAPGQPMQSLPNAALRGVQARIQQATDEAAASGATLAVAILDRATHQLVSNGNTQIIATASVAKLFIADQLLLQESEGRTTLSPEDHQALDIMLRSSDDGAAERFWGLDGGDAIITAVANRYGLSSTMPPSDGRWWNTISSASDLIRYYDMLLDGSGGLPRERAGIIFDDLARSTPTGVDGYPQRFGIPDGLYAEQVAVKQGWMCCIGNDWMHLSTGVIGADRRYIMVIESLQPSDDATARATITQAVKTIFPNGRI, encoded by the coding sequence ATGCGAGCCCGGCCACTGTCACTGCTCACCGCCGCAGCCGCGGCGGCGCTGATCGTGGTGGCCGGGTGCGAGGCGAAGGTAGCGGCAAAAGTATCCGGGGCATCCCGCACGCCGGACCGCCACCCGTCTCAACTGCAACTACAACCGCAACCCCAGCTGGTTGATCTGCTGCTGCGGGTCATCTCCGCACCAGGCCAGCCGATGCAGTCACTGCCGAACGCCGCGCTGCGCGGAGTGCAGGCGCGCATTCAACAGGCAACCGACGAAGCCGCTGCCAGTGGAGCCACCCTTGCGGTGGCCATCCTCGATCGGGCCACCCACCAGCTGGTCTCCAATGGCAACACCCAGATCATCGCCACCGCGTCGGTGGCCAAGCTCTTCATCGCCGACCAGCTGCTGCTGCAGGAATCCGAAGGCCGGACCACGCTGTCCCCCGAGGACCACCAGGCATTGGACATCATGCTGCGGTCATCTGACGACGGCGCCGCGGAAAGATTCTGGGGCCTGGACGGCGGCGACGCCATCATCACTGCGGTCGCGAACCGGTACGGACTGTCGTCGACCATGCCGCCTAGCGACGGGCGGTGGTGGAACACGATCAGCTCGGCGTCTGACCTGATCCGTTACTACGACATGCTGCTCGATGGGTCGGGCGGGCTCCCCCGGGAGCGGGCCGGCATCATTTTCGACGACCTGGCGCGCTCCACCCCAACCGGAGTCGACGGCTACCCGCAGCGGTTCGGCATCCCGGACGGTCTGTACGCCGAACAGGTGGCGGTCAAGCAGGGCTGGATGTGCTGCATCGGCAACGACTGGATGCACCTGTCGACCGGGGTGATCGGGGCGGACCGCCGCTACATCATGGTGATCGAGTCGCTGCAACCCTCCGACGACGCCACCGCGCGGGCGACAATCACCCAAGCGGTCAAGACCATATTTCCCAACGGTCGAATCTGA
- the lepB gene encoding signal peptidase I: MTDPSEPQSDAGQSEPKVSTRDPAAAETAPEEAPAAAHEDKPEPDKKSTLRELAILAVIAVVLYYVMLTFVARPYLIPSESMEPTLHGCSGCVGDRIMVDKLSYRFGSPRPGDVIVFRGPPSWNVGYKSIRSPNTALRLLQNALSFIGFVPPDENDLVKRVIAVGGQTVECRSDSGLTVNGKPLKEPYLNPGTMMADPSVYPCLGSEFGPVTVPQGRLWVMGDNRTHSADSRAHCASSPAEALKGILCTGDPNPGTVPVGNVIGKARFIVWPPTRWRGVGSVNPQQGQ, from the coding sequence GTGACCGACCCATCTGAGCCCCAGTCCGACGCTGGTCAGTCGGAGCCGAAGGTCTCTACCCGCGACCCCGCCGCCGCCGAAACGGCACCCGAAGAGGCACCTGCGGCAGCCCACGAGGATAAGCCGGAGCCCGACAAGAAATCCACGCTGCGGGAACTCGCGATCCTGGCGGTGATCGCGGTGGTGCTCTACTACGTCATGTTGACGTTTGTCGCGCGTCCGTACCTGATCCCCTCGGAGTCGATGGAGCCCACGCTGCACGGGTGTTCGGGCTGCGTCGGCGACCGCATCATGGTGGACAAACTCAGTTACCGCTTCGGCTCACCGCGGCCCGGCGATGTCATTGTCTTCAGGGGCCCGCCGTCGTGGAACGTCGGTTACAAATCGATCCGCTCACCCAACACCGCGCTGCGCTTGTTGCAGAACGCGCTGTCGTTCATCGGTTTCGTGCCTCCCGACGAGAACGACCTGGTCAAGCGCGTCATCGCGGTTGGGGGCCAGACGGTTGAATGCCGGTCCGACTCCGGCTTGACGGTCAACGGCAAGCCGCTCAAGGAGCCATACCTGAATCCCGGCACCATGATGGCCGACCCGTCGGTGTACCCGTGCCTGGGCAGCGAGTTCGGGCCGGTCACCGTGCCGCAGGGTCGACTGTGGGTGATGGGCGATAACCGGACGCACTCGGCGGATTCGCGCGCCCACTGCGCCAGCAGCCCGGCCGAGGCATTGAAGGGCATCCTGTGCACCGGTGATCCGAACCCGGGAACCGTGCCGGTGGGCAACGTCATCGGTAAGGCCAGGTTCATCGTTTGGCCACCGACGCGATGGCGCGGTGTGGGTTCCGTGAACCCCCAGCAG
- the rplS gene encoding 50S ribosomal protein L19 — MNRLDFVDKASLRDDIPAFSPGDTINVHVKVIEGAKERIQVFKGVVIRRQGGGIRETFTVRKESYGVGVERTFPVHSPNIDHIEVVTRGDVRRAKLYYLRELRGKKAKIKEKR; from the coding sequence ATGAACAGGCTGGACTTCGTCGATAAGGCGTCGCTGCGCGACGACATCCCGGCCTTCAGCCCGGGCGACACCATCAACGTGCACGTCAAGGTGATTGAGGGCGCCAAGGAGCGCATCCAGGTGTTCAAGGGCGTGGTGATCCGCCGGCAGGGCGGAGGTATCCGCGAGACGTTCACGGTGCGCAAGGAGAGCTACGGTGTCGGCGTCGAGCGGACCTTCCCGGTGCATTCGCCGAACATCGACCACATCGAGGTGGTGACCCGTGGCGATGTCCGCCGCGCGAAGCTCTACTACCTGCGCGAACTCCGAGGCAAGAAGGCCAAGATCAAGGAGAAGCGCTGA
- a CDS encoding RNA-binding protein, whose protein sequence is MSTVVVDAVEHLVRGIVDNPDDVRVDLVTSRRGRTVEVHVHPDDLGKVIGRGGRTATALRTLVAGIGGRGIRVDVVDTDQ, encoded by the coding sequence ATGAGTACGGTCGTCGTCGACGCTGTTGAACACCTGGTCCGTGGGATCGTCGACAACCCGGACGATGTCCGGGTGGACCTGGTAACCAGTCGGCGTGGGCGAACTGTCGAGGTCCATGTTCATCCCGATGACCTGGGCAAGGTGATCGGTCGCGGGGGCCGTACCGCGACCGCGTTGCGAACGCTGGTTGCCGGTATCGGTGGCCGGGGTATTCGAGTGGACGTGGTGGACACCGACCAGTAA
- the rimM gene encoding ribosome maturation factor RimM (Essential for efficient processing of 16S rRNA): MELVIGRVVKAHGVTGEVVVEIRTDDPDARFAPGTTLRAKMPRDGGQQRRYVVDSVRDHGGRLLVRLAGVADRDAADALRGSLFVIDSDDLPPIDEPDTFYDHQLEGLQVRTTTGERVGVVAEVLHTAAGELLAVRRESGLPTPEVLVPFVSAIVTSVSLDDGTVEIDPPAGLLDLT, encoded by the coding sequence ATGGAGCTGGTAATCGGGCGCGTGGTGAAGGCGCACGGCGTCACCGGCGAAGTCGTCGTCGAGATCCGCACCGACGATCCGGATGCCCGGTTTGCGCCGGGTACGACGTTGCGCGCGAAGATGCCACGCGACGGCGGTCAACAACGGCGCTATGTCGTGGACAGCGTGCGCGACCATGGTGGACGGCTGCTGGTGCGCCTGGCCGGAGTGGCGGACCGCGACGCCGCCGACGCGCTGCGCGGCAGCTTGTTCGTCATCGACTCCGATGACCTGCCGCCGATCGATGAGCCGGACACCTTCTACGACCACCAGCTGGAAGGCCTTCAGGTCCGGACGACGACGGGGGAGCGTGTTGGGGTCGTTGCCGAGGTGCTGCACACCGCGGCCGGTGAGTTACTGGCGGTCCGGCGCGAATCCGGCCTCCCGACTCCGGAAGTGCTGGTGCCGTTCGTCAGCGCGATCGTCACGTCGGTGTCGTTGGATGACGGCACCGTGGAGATCGATCCGCCCGCCGGCCTGCTGGATCTGACGTAG
- a CDS encoding nuclear transport factor 2 family protein, with the protein MLSLAEISDRLEIQQLLVDYSTAIDLRRFDDLDNVFTPDAYIDYRALGGIDGPYPEVKRWLSQVLPNFPMYAHMLGNFSVCIDGATASSRVICFNPMVLGGDPPKNTEQVLFCGLWYDDEFVRTPEGWRMTRRVETKCFQKVM; encoded by the coding sequence ATGTTGAGCCTCGCTGAAATCTCGGACCGCCTGGAAATACAGCAGCTGCTGGTGGACTACTCCACCGCGATCGACCTGCGCCGATTCGACGACCTCGACAACGTGTTCACGCCCGATGCCTACATCGACTACCGGGCGTTGGGAGGCATCGACGGCCCGTATCCGGAAGTGAAGCGGTGGCTGTCGCAGGTGCTGCCCAACTTTCCGATGTATGCGCACATGCTCGGTAACTTCTCGGTGTGCATCGACGGGGCTACCGCGTCGTCGCGGGTGATCTGCTTCAACCCGATGGTGCTCGGGGGCGACCCACCCAAGAACACGGAACAGGTGCTGTTCTGCGGGCTGTGGTATGACGACGAGTTTGTGCGCACGCCCGAGGGGTGGCGGATGACCCGGCGGGTCGAAACCAAATGCTTTCAGAAGGTGATGTAA
- the trmD gene encoding tRNA (guanosine(37)-N1)-methyltransferase TrmD, whose product MRIEVVTIFPAYLEPLRQSLPGKAIASGVVDLRVHDLRRWTHDVHHSVDDAPYGGGPGMVMKAPVWGEALDEICSGETLLVVPTPAGALFTQATAQRWSTETHLVFACGRYEGIDQRVVDDAARRMRVEEVSIGDYVLPGGESAAMVMIEAVLRLLAGVLGNPASHHDDSHSPGLDRLLEGPSYTRPPSWRGLDVPEVLLSGDHARIAAWRREISLRRTRERRPELLD is encoded by the coding sequence ATGAGGATTGAAGTCGTCACAATCTTCCCGGCCTACCTAGAGCCGTTGCGACAATCGTTGCCGGGCAAGGCGATTGCGTCGGGCGTGGTCGACTTGCGGGTGCACGACCTGCGACGCTGGACCCACGACGTGCACCACTCGGTGGACGACGCGCCCTACGGCGGCGGTCCGGGGATGGTGATGAAAGCTCCGGTGTGGGGCGAGGCGCTCGACGAAATCTGTTCCGGCGAAACGCTGTTGGTTGTGCCCACACCCGCCGGTGCGCTGTTCACCCAAGCCACCGCGCAGCGCTGGAGCACCGAAACGCACCTCGTGTTCGCCTGCGGCCGCTACGAGGGCATCGACCAGCGGGTGGTCGACGATGCCGCCCGCCGGATGCGCGTCGAAGAGGTCTCGATCGGTGACTACGTGTTGCCCGGTGGGGAGTCGGCGGCCATGGTGATGATCGAGGCCGTGCTACGGTTGCTGGCCGGCGTGCTCGGCAATCCTGCTTCGCACCACGATGATTCGCACTCGCCGGGCCTGGATCGGCTGCTGGAGGGGCCAAGCTATACCCGGCCGCCGAGCTGGCGGGGCCTCGACGTTCCGGAGGTGCTGCTATCCGGTGATCACGCCCGAATCGCCGCCTGGCGTCGGGAGATCTCGCTGCGCCGCACTCGTGAACGCCGCCCCGAGCTGCTGGACTAA
- a CDS encoding D-alanyl-D-alanine carboxypeptidase family protein, translating into MRKLMAAATVLLTVGACGMGTALPIATADSDAQPAGSTPIPDGPAQTWIVADLDSGQVLAGRDQNVAHPPASTIKVLLALVALDELDLNSTVVADVADTQVECNCVGVKPGRTYTARQLLDGLLLVSGNDAANTLAHMLGGQDATVAKMNAKAAALGAANTYAATPSGLDGPGGSGASTAHDLAVVFRAAMANPVFAQITAEPSAMFPGDNGDQPIVNQDELLQRYPGAIGGKTGFTNAARKTFVGAAARGGRRLVIAMMYGLIQQGGPTYWDQAASLFDWGFALNPQASIGSL; encoded by the coding sequence ATGCGAAAGCTCATGGCGGCGGCCACCGTGCTGCTCACCGTCGGTGCCTGCGGTATGGGCACCGCCCTTCCGATCGCGACCGCCGACAGCGACGCACAGCCTGCCGGTTCGACGCCCATCCCCGACGGCCCGGCCCAGACCTGGATCGTGGCCGATCTCGACAGCGGTCAGGTGCTGGCCGGCCGCGACCAGAACGTGGCCCACCCGCCCGCGAGCACCATTAAGGTGCTGTTGGCGCTGGTCGCCCTCGACGAGCTGGACCTGAACTCGACCGTCGTCGCCGACGTCGCCGACACCCAGGTGGAGTGCAACTGCGTCGGCGTCAAGCCGGGCCGCACCTACACCGCACGCCAACTGCTCGACGGGCTGCTACTGGTTTCGGGCAACGACGCCGCGAACACGCTGGCGCACATGCTGGGTGGCCAGGACGCCACCGTCGCCAAGATGAACGCCAAGGCCGCGGCCCTGGGGGCTGCCAATACCTACGCGGCGACACCGTCCGGTCTGGACGGACCCGGTGGCTCCGGGGCGTCCACCGCGCACGACCTGGCGGTCGTCTTCCGGGCCGCTATGGCCAATCCGGTCTTCGCGCAGATCACCGCCGAGCCGTCGGCGATGTTCCCCGGTGACAACGGTGACCAACCGATCGTCAACCAGGACGAACTGCTGCAGCGGTATCCGGGCGCGATCGGCGGCAAGACGGGCTTCACCAACGCGGCGCGTAAGACGTTCGTCGGCGCCGCCGCCCGCGGTGGCCGCCGGCTGGTGATCGCGATGATGTACGGGCTGATCCAACAGGGCGGACCGACATACTGGGATCAGGCTGCGAGCCTGTTCGACTGGGGTTTCGCCCTCAACCCGCAAGCCAGCATCGGCTCGCTGTGA
- the rpsP gene encoding 30S ribosomal protein S16 — translation MAVKIKLTRLGKIRNPQYRIAVADARTRRDGRSIEVIGRYHPKEEPSLIEINSERAQYWLSVGAQPTEPVLKLLKITGDWQKFKGLPGAEGRLKVAPAKPSKLELFNAALAAADGAPTTEAAKPKKKAPAKKAAKTAEATEEAPKEAPADAPEETAAEAGPEAEQAETPPGGGEQSGPTASSTES, via the coding sequence ATGGCTGTGAAGATCAAGCTCACTCGGCTTGGCAAGATCCGCAATCCCCAGTACCGCATCGCCGTCGCCGACGCGCGCACCCGCCGCGACGGCCGCTCCATCGAGGTGATCGGCCGTTACCACCCGAAGGAAGAGCCGAGCCTCATCGAGATCAACTCCGAGCGCGCCCAGTACTGGCTTTCCGTGGGTGCGCAGCCCACCGAACCAGTGCTTAAGTTGCTGAAGATCACGGGCGACTGGCAGAAGTTCAAGGGCCTGCCGGGTGCCGAGGGCCGGCTCAAGGTTGCCCCGGCCAAGCCGAGCAAGCTCGAGTTGTTCAACGCCGCGCTCGCCGCCGCCGACGGCGCGCCCACCACCGAGGCTGCGAAGCCGAAGAAAAAGGCCCCGGCCAAGAAGGCCGCCAAGACTGCCGAGGCTACGGAAGAGGCCCCGAAGGAAGCCCCCGCCGACGCCCCTGAAGAAACCGCCGCTGAGGCGGGCCCGGAAGCCGAGCAGGCCGAGACGCCGCCCGGGGGTGGCGAGCAGTCCGGGCCGACCGCCTCGTCTACGGAAAGCTGA
- a CDS encoding LysR substrate-binding domain-containing protein, with the protein MKWHPLFTQPLYAVVDPEHPLAHREVIGFEELAGQPFVALDRNHTLRRIFDDACERHGIRPTIAFEGADICTLRGLIGAGLGVGVLPRAATPPPDIVEIAVDDTQLVRPIAVGWMTNRYLPPSAAAFRDTVIASCGLPEHDFKSAARRIAG; encoded by the coding sequence GTGAAATGGCATCCGTTGTTCACCCAACCGCTTTATGCCGTGGTCGATCCGGAGCATCCGTTGGCTCACCGGGAGGTGATCGGCTTCGAAGAGCTTGCCGGACAACCGTTTGTGGCCCTGGACCGCAATCACACGCTGCGCAGGATCTTCGACGACGCCTGCGAGCGTCATGGCATCAGGCCCACGATCGCCTTCGAGGGCGCCGACATCTGCACGTTGCGCGGCCTGATCGGGGCGGGGTTGGGGGTGGGTGTGCTGCCCAGGGCGGCCACACCGCCGCCGGACATCGTCGAGATCGCCGTCGACGACACGCAGCTGGTCCGGCCCATCGCGGTCGGCTGGATGACCAACCGGTATCTGCCGCCGTCGGCCGCCGCGTTCCGTGACACCGTGATCGCGTCCTGCGGCCTGCCGGAACACGATTTCAAGTCAGCCGCGCGGCGTATCGCGGGCTGA